The sequence GTTTCTTTATGGATGCCACCGCATTGCTGATAATTTTAGTGCCGGTATTAGTGCCAATAGCTAATCAATTTGGTTTTGACCCTATACATTTTGCTGTGTTGGTGGTAATGACTGTGCAAATCGGAGCAGTTACCCCTCCGGTAGGAATTTTGTTATTTATAACATGTAATATTGGGAAAATTCCAGTATCTAAAGGAGCAAAAGCTGTAGCACCATTTTTGGCTGCAATGATTGCGGTAGTATTGTTGTGTTTGTTTATACCTGGTATTATAACTTGGATTCCTTCGTTTTTTGCAAGTTGAATTAATAGTTTGAATTAATATGTTTCAGTGCTTTATTAAAAATCTTAAGTTGGATATTATTTGAATTGGCAGGTCAATGTATTGTATTAGAAAGGAGAATTTAATTAATGAAAACTATTTTAGTGGAGAAACCTTTTGAAATAAAAATTGCAGAGGTGGAAAAACCAGCAATTGAGAATAAAGATGACGTTTTGATAAAAATAATCAGTGGAGGTATATGTGGTTCAGATATAGGTATTTTTAATGGGAGCAACTCTCTTGCCACATATCCAAGAATCATTGGTCATGAGTATGGTGGCCAAGTCGTAGAAGTGGGTGACGGAGTTACAGATCTTATCGTTGGAGATAAAGTAGCGATAGATCCCGTTAGATCATGCGGGGAGTGCTTTGCATGTAAAAATGGAAGGCACAACGTGTGCAGCACGTTAGAAGTTACCGGAGTTCATAGAGATGGAGGATTTGCTGAATATATTGTAGTTCCCGCTGCCAATGCTTATAAAATCGATACAAGCAAGGTGCCAGAAGAGTTGATCAGTCTGGTAGAGCCGTATTCAATAGGTGCTCAAATCAACGCTAGGGGCGAGATAAAAAAAGGAGATAAAGTGCTGATAATGGGCAGTGGCCCTATTGGCGTATGCACTATGCAAATTGCAAAAGCGCGAGGTGCGGAAGTTGTCATCACGGACATAGTCACATCGCGTCTTGAAAGAGCGAAAGAAATGGGTGCAGATATAGTCGTAAATGTACTGGAAGAAGATTTGAGTAAGGTGATAATGGATTTTACCAATAATGAGGGTATGCCTGTAGTTATAGATAGTGTATGCTCGGTGGAATCTTTTGAGCAATCAGTGGGAATGGCGAGCCCAGCTGGGAGAGTTGTAGTAATAGGATTATTGAGTAAAAAGTCTGCTATCGCACAAGTTGAAATTACTAAAAAAGAGCTTAATATAATTGGGTCGAGATTGAGCAACTACAGATTTCCAGAAGTAATAGAAGGGTTTGAAAGTGGAGTGCTAACTCCGGAAAAGTTAAGAACTCATTCCTTTCATTATACAGAAGTTGTAAAGGCATTTGAATTGATAAAGGAGCATCCTGAGCAAGTATGTAAAGTTACTCTGAGATTTGACTAACCAAGGATTTAGTTGTTAGTTGTGCGTAAATAAATATATGACGAGAGGATGAGAATTATTAAATTAACATTAAAGGGCTTAATGGAAGTCAACCAATGGAACGAAAAGTCATATAAGCTGCCTGCTTTTGACTACGAAGCGGTTAAGGCAGAGACGATTAAAAACCCCAACTGGATACACTTTGGGGCAGGCAACATATTCAGGGCGTTCTTGGCAAATGTGAACCAGAACAACCTTAATGAGAAGAGTGCGCAAAAAGGAATAGTTGTGGCAGAGGGATTTGACTATGAAATAATAGAAAAGATGAACAAGCCCCACGACAACTTGAGCCTATTGGTTACGCTAAAGTCAACGGGAGAAGTAGAAAAGACGGTAGTGGCGAGCGTGATGGAGT is a genomic window of Alkalibacter saccharofermentans DSM 14828 containing:
- a CDS encoding zinc-binding alcohol dehydrogenase family protein, producing MKTILVEKPFEIKIAEVEKPAIENKDDVLIKIISGGICGSDIGIFNGSNSLATYPRIIGHEYGGQVVEVGDGVTDLIVGDKVAIDPVRSCGECFACKNGRHNVCSTLEVTGVHRDGGFAEYIVVPAANAYKIDTSKVPEELISLVEPYSIGAQINARGEIKKGDKVLIMGSGPIGVCTMQIAKARGAEVVITDIVTSRLERAKEMGADIVVNVLEEDLSKVIMDFTNNEGMPVVIDSVCSVESFEQSVGMASPAGRVVVIGLLSKKSAIAQVEITKKELNIIGSRLSNYRFPEVIEGFESGVLTPEKLRTHSFHYTEVVKAFELIKEHPEQVCKVTLRFD